From Paenibacillus graminis:
GGAAGGGAACAGCTCCTTGTTGGGAGAATGATGAAATTCCGAGAAAATAATGTCATAGGGCTTCCCGAGAATATGAGCCAGCACATTCAGGCGTCCGCGGTGGGCCATGCCCATCAGAATATGTTCCGCGCCATCATGTGCGGCGGCACGGACAATCTCGTCCAGCATGGGCACCAGCGCATCATTGCCTTCCAGGCTGAAGCGTTTTTGGCCGACAAAGGTCTTATGCAGGAAGGTCTCGAACTGCTCTACCTGGATCAGACGGTTCAGAAGTTCCTTGCGCTCGGTATTATTCAGAGGCGCCGGAGAGCTTGTGGACTCTGCCTGGCCGTTCAGCCAGCGCAGCTCCTGTTCGTCATGCACATGCCCGAATTCGTAGGCGATAGTCTGCGTATAAGCCTGGAGCATCCGGTGAACCGCATCCCAGGCGGTATGAATATCCGGCGGCGCATTCTCCCAGATCAGCGAGGCGGGCATAGCAATCAGGTCCTCGCGGGTAAGATCGTAGGTTTCATAATCCAGCCATTTCGCCATAGGGTTATTCCCCTGCTCAAGCGGATCGGTATTGGCGGCCATATGGCCATATATGCGGATATTGGCGATTAGCTTGGAAGCTCTTACGGCCTTTCTCAGCCACTCGGTGCCTCCCGAAAGAGCCGGCTGCGGGGCCTCTACGGCATCCGGAGCAAGTGGAGGAGGGCCGGAAACAGTAAATAGGTCACGGTAATGATGTTCTACTGAAGAGGGATCTTTAACGAATTGCTCATATTTCTCTTGAATATAGCCTAGATTGGGGCCGTGATACTTACTCCAAATGGATTCGTTATAGGGCTCTTTGACTGCCATGAATACATCCTCCTAACGGATGAACTCCACGTGGCCGCATGTGTCTTGAGCGCCCAGTGGAGCTGCGATGTTTACGGTTTCATTTCACATCCTATTGTGCTACTTTCAAGACGTGTAATCAATTCATACTTTCGGGGAATCCGTTCGCAAAACGGCATGATTCAGTCCGGAAATGATGAAGAACGGATATTGGTTGCAGATACAGGATTTGAAGCCAGTCCAACCAGTAATAATTACCCATTTATTAACCAGGAGTATTCATAAACAGCTCCTTAAGACATATAGATTGGACAAAGGTTAGCAAAAAAAGCTATTCTTTTGCACAACTCAGCATAAAATATTCCAGAAAACGACACACTTCTCATGTGAGATCTTATATAATGTTATTGCGGATAACGGTTTCATGGTTTCTAACCAGATCCTTTCATGTAAAGGATCCAGTAAAGGGTAAACCTGCCGAAAGGCAGGGACACAAAGTCTCGGGTCTAATGTAGAGATGCTGCAGCTACTACGACGGCCGGACTGCCTGGGGACGCATAAATTCTAGGAGGAGATATTCTTGGATAAGTCCAACCAGGGGAATGACGGAGAACTGCTGATGGGTGATCTGGATCTAGAATGGGTATATTTGCTGATGTCGGCCAAGAAGGCAGGGATCGATGCGGATGAAATCCGCCGGTTTTTAAACGAAAAAACAGCATTACAGGCGATGTAGGGGCGTTTGCTATGCGGGAATACATACAGAAAAAGGCACAGCGTCCATACGCTGTGCCTTTTTCTGTATCGCTGGAGCTTCGGACGACCATCCATTATTGATCCTTCTGCTCCAGCCGCCATTTTTGGTAATCGAGAAACTCTTTGAATTCCCTCTTGCTTATACCTGAGGCCATGGCTTCCTGAACGAGCCGGAACCATTCGCCGTCCAGGGAGGATTCGTCAGCATCCGAAGGTTCGCCATAGAGCAGACTGTGGATGGAAACCTGGAGCGCGTCAGCGATTTTTTCGATAAATTGGATAGAGGGGTTGGATTGGATATTTCTTTCTACATTGCTTAAGTATGATTTCGCAACATCAGCCTTGTCCGCCAGTTCGGATAAGGACCAGCCTTTTTCCAGACGGAGATGGTGGATGCGACTTCCCATATTATCCGGCACGATTACAACGCCCCTCCGTACTTTGTTAAAATATAAGGGTTGATATGGTTTGCGCCAACAATCATCCTTATATTTCTCGCTGAAACGGATGCCGCCGTTAAGGACGCATAGCCGTTTCCACTTGTCAGTATAACAAATTTCCTTACAACGAACAAAAATCGTTGTTACAAGGGAAAACAGCCTAATCTGCTTCCGAATCCGGAATCAGGGTAGGCTGCTTCATATAATGCGGTCCGTTATGAATTAGTAATCTTTTTTGGGGCCTTGTTTGGCCTCGAAATTCCAGGTTAACTTCAGCTTATCCTTTTGAAAATAGTTTTGTGCTTCGCCAGTATCCACGAATTCGAACTTGACTGTAAAGCTGTCGCTGCTCTGTGCTTTGATGCCGTCGGCTTCAGTGAGAATTTGATCCCATCCGGTATTGTTCACAAGATCCGGGGTTTGCCCCTTCAAGGCATCCAGTGTAGTTTCGTACACAACAACTTCCGGTGAGATAATCGTTCCTTTGTCATTGTTCTTCAGAAATTTGACCTTGATGAATTTGCTGAGATCGGCACCGTTGTTGTCGCCTAGGGTATCTGTAACCTCAGTGGTGGTTTTCAGCAGAATCGAACCGATATCGAGGGTACCGTCATTTTTAAGTTTAAAAGTTTTGGTTACGGTGTCACCCGGTTTCAGGTTTTGGATATCCACGATTACGGAAGGATCGGAGTTCAGATCCAGTGTGCCTGCTGCAAAGGTAGCCGTACTTGTTGCAGTATCACTGAAGTATGCGAAGGTCCCTCCGCCAATCAAAGACAAACCGAGTGCTGCCGATGCGATGCCAAAACCCAATGTTTTTTTGATACCCATATTCGAATTCCTCCTCTGATTTGTGTAGCTGCTGATAAATGTATTATTGTATCTTCCGTTTCGTAGGCGGAAGCGGACAATCTGTTCAGGACTGTATGTCAGTTCCCGGCGGCGCTTGGGGGAGTGCGGTGTTTTTGCGCTCAAGGGCGGTCAGTGCCTTCCATGAGCTGTAGAGTGCATAGAGCAGGAGCAGCAGTCCGGGAACGATCATCAGGACCACACTGCCGGCTTTGGAGGCGGCAAAATTCATGGCATATCCTATATAAGGAACGGTGACTCCGGTATACTCGGCTACAACATTCCCCGAACTGACAGGCGTCATATCGACAGCATCATTGTTATCGCCTTTTGTATGATAGACCACTTCTCCGGCAGCGTTTTTGGCAGAAGCGTCCACAATGCGGTGAGTGATCAGAATGTTATCCCCGCTAATGAAGGTAATGACGTCGCCTTTTTTGAACCGGGTCATATCTCCTCCGGGCTTCAAGGCGACTATGGAGCCGGTCTGAATGCCAGGTTCCATCGAACCGGACAGCACCGTTTTGATCTCATATCCGAAAAGGGAAGGTTCACCCCCTGAAGCTCTGGAAACTACTACGGCTGCTGCCAGCACCACGAAAATCAAAATCATCACTGCGGATATTGTATGGCTGATTATTTTTTTGATAAGCATGTCATTCTCCACCTTTAATGGGTTGTGGCTCCGAAGGCGATGCGGTCGGTTCAGGACTCTTAATCGGAGGCTCTGTTGCCTGTGGTTCTTGGGAAGGTGTTTTGATCACGTCCCCATCCGGAGTTGTGATTTGGTTATCGGCGGTTGGTGCCGGAGTGGTGCCGGCTGCCGGTTCTTCAGAAGCTCCAGCAGGTATTGCCTCAGATCCAGGAGCAGCTTCCGGCGTATTTATAGGAGTTGCCTCAGGTGTAGCTGGTGTGGCCGCAGGTGAGGCTCCCGGCGTGGTTTTTGGTTCAGCCTGGGCCTTCGCTTCGTTTTCCTTTTGCTGCTTCTCATATTCCAGTTTTGCTTCTTCGTCCTTTTTGGCCTTTTCCAGTGCTTCCTGACGGGTTTTCTCAAGCTCTTCAAGCCGCTTGCTCCGGGTCTGGCTGAGAAGCTGCTGCTGGAGCTCCAGTCCTGAAATATCTGCGGTTACTGCATCCCTGATATTGTTCAGCTCAGCTTCCAACTGCTCATATGAAGAAATCAGTTCATTGGACAGTTCTCCCGAAGGCTGGACCCTTGGAGTCAAGATCGGCAAGGAATGTAAGGGTTCTTCCGCGCTAAAATGAAGTTGGTTGTAAACAGCTTCGTTAACGGTTAATGGGGATGAAACCGTGTTGTTCTGAATTGCCTTCAGGTAGCTGACAATTCCGGTTATGGAAGCACTGAAGGATGCGGAGAGCACACCGCTTTGGCTTACACTGCTTTGCAGCTCGTTAAAGAATTGCCCATCCTTGATTTCCAGACAATTGGGATCCAAATCGGTCATGTATCCTCCAATCTGTACCAGGACCGCCGCCGCCGCGCTGATCTCTGCATGAATTCCATTCCAAATCTCGTTGTTAGCCGCTGTTTGCCCGTTGATGGCATTCAGATCCGACTGAAGCGCTGCTATCTGCCTTGAAATCTCCTGTTCCGCTGTCTCAAGCTCTTCTAAAGACATGGACTCTACTCCGGAAAGGCCTGGAACACCTGCCTGCGGAGTGTAACTTTTCAAGGATGCCTTTAGAGCTGCAGCCGCATTGAGATGATCTTTCAACGCATTGAGCAGCTGCTTCACGGATTCAGGGAATACCTTGCAAAAGCCAATCGTGCTCACTGTCTCTGCGGTACCGCTAAACCCTCCGTAAGTACTGCCTATCTGGCCGGAGGTATACAGCAGCAGAGCAGATACGGCCATTCCAGACTGCAGGATGCGAAGACCTTTTTTGTGGTTTTTTCTTTTACGCCGTTTGGCGGATCTGGGGTACAGAGGCGGGCCCTCCTCTCATGGCTTCCTAAGGATCTTATTCGCTATATTCGTTCTTTATTAAGAACAAGTTCGTAAGGAAATCATACACCGTCGTCCTTAGAAAAGAAAAATACCGATTTCGTCTAAATGTTCGCAATAAAGATCGTATATTATTGATTACCTGCGTATATCTGCATATATCGCTGTTTTTTGAAAATTGTTCTTAATTAAGAACGAATGGATAGAGGGCTAGTCCGTCTGATTAGGAACATGCATGAGGCGCTGGATAGGAATGGATTCAGGGACTGGAATGGCGGCCTAGAGGGAGGAAACAAAGGCAGAAATACCTTTGATTGGAGCCAGAACGGGCCAGAGGGAGGAAACAAAGGCAGAAATACCTTTGATTGGAGCCAAGATGGCCTGGGGGCTGGAAACAAAGGCAGAAATACCTTTGATTGGAGCCAGAACGGGCCAGGGAGAGGAAACAAAGGCAGAAATACCTTTGATTGGAGCCAGAACGGGCCAGGGGGAGGAAACAAAGGCAGAAATACCTTTGTTTGGAGCCAGAACGGGCCAGGGGGAGGAAACAAAGGCAGAAATACCTTTGTTTGGAGCCAAGATGGCCTGGGGGCTGGAAACAAAGGTAGAAATACCTTTGTTGGGAGCCAAGATGGCCTGGGGGCTGGAAACAAAGGCAGAAATACCTTTGATTGGAGCCAGAACGGGCCAAGGGGAGGAAACAAAGGTAGAAATACCTTTGTTTGGAGCCAGAACGGGCCAGGGAGAGGAAACAAAGGTAGAAATACCTTTGATTGGAGCCAGAACGGGCCAGGGAGAGGAAACAAAGGTAGAAATACCTTTGATTGGAGCCAGAACGGGCCAGGGGGAGGAAACAAAGGTAGAAATACCTTTGATTGGAGCCAGAACGGGCCAGGGGGAGGAAACAAAGGTAGAAATACCTTTGTTGGGAGCCAAGATGGCCTGGGGGCTGGAAACAAAGGTAGAAATACCTTTGATTGGAGCCAGAACGGGCCAGGGGGAGGAAACAAAGGTAGAAATACCTTTGATTGGAGCCAGAACGGGCCAGGGAGAGGAAACAAAGGTAGAAATACCTTTGATTGGAGCCAGAACGGGCCAGGGAGAGGAAACAAAGGTAGAAATACCTTTGATTGGAGCCAGAACGGGCCAGGGGGAGGAAACAAAGGTAGAAATACCTTTGTTGGGAGCCAGGATGGCCTGGGGGCTGGAAACAAAGGCAGAAATACCTTTGTTTGGAGCCAGCACTGTGGCCAGGGTTGCAAGATAAGCCGGTTTAAGTAACCGGATCATTGATGGAGTCGCGCATGTGCTTAACGTCGCTGATCGGCGGACGCCCAAACATGCGGGCGTATTCCCGGCTGAACTGGGAGGGGCTCTCGTAACCGACACGGTAGCCCGCGTCAGCGGCGTCCAAAAACTCTGTAAGCAGCAAGCGGCGGGCGACTTGCAGCCGGATAGCCTTTTGATACTGGAGCGGGCTCATGGCGGTGACCTTTTTGAAATGCTTGTGCAGCGCTGAAGGACTCAGGTTGACCTCCTTTGCCAGGTCTTCAATCAGAAGAGGCTTGGCATAGTCGCGGTTGATTAGCTGGATTGCTTCGGAGATGCGGTAGGCATGGCTGCCGATAAAAGCAAACTGTGTGATGGACGCACCTTGCTCGCCTTGCAGTACCCTATAAAGAACCTCACGGGTAACCAGCGGTGCGAGAATCGGAATATCTTCGGGAGTATCCGCAAGTTTGACCAGCCGGAGAACGGCATCCAGCAGCGAAGGAGTGGACTTGCTTACGATAATCCCACGGCCTGTTTTTCCATCCCATTGCGGAGGGTTCCCTTTGACGATATCCAGGATGATATCCGGAGTGAAATTTAACTGGAGGCTGAGGTAGGGTACTTGCGGCGACGCCTCCGTGATTTTGCCGATAATGGGCAGATGAACAGGAGTGACCAGATAGCTGGCCGGATCATAGGTGTAGCTTTCATTGCCAACGGTGGCTGTCTTGGAACCTTGCACGATAATGCATAGGGAGGGGACGTTAATGGAATGCCTTGGCTCCAGCACATAAGAGGAGCGTCTGAAAAAAAGTGAAGGCACAGCCGAAGGATTTACACCTTCAGAAGGTGTATGACGTTGAATCCGCAACGCCAGTTCATGCTGATACTCTGAAATCGAAGGCTCGATGGCGGATAGGTTCATGGTTCTGTGTCCTCCTTTCTGTACGGTCAGATGAGCATAGTGTAACCACCAGGGGCAGGATTAGGCAAGGATTGAACATAAATGGTCTACCTCCGGGCCCTAAAAAATCCCCATAATGGACAGGTAAGCTACGGCACAGGCTGTGGCAAATAAGCAAACGGAAGAGGGATTCGGATATGTCAGGAATCAAAGGCAAGGTTATAGCGATTACAGGGGCAAGCAGTGGGATCGGTGAAGCAGCAGCGCTCCTTCTCGCAGAGCGTGGAGCGAAGGTTGTGCTGGGAGCGCGTGGAGCCGGACGTTTAGAGGCGCTGGCGTCCCGCATTGCGGATGCAGGCGGTGAAGCTGCATATGCAGTTACAGATGTGAGACGCCGTGACGATGTGCTGGGTCTAGTTAACCTGGCCTGTGAACGGTACGGCAAGCTCGATGTTCTGATCAACAATGCCGGCGTGATGCCGATATCTCCCCTTGATGAGCTGCGCGTTCAGGATTGGGAGGATATGATCGATATCAATGTAAAAGGGGTACTGTACGGAATTGCGGCTGCCCTCCCAGTGTTCCGTAAGCAGGGATTTGGGCATTTCGTCAACACGGCTTCTACCGCAGCCTTTCGCATTGTGCCGAACATGGCCGTGTATGCCGGGACGAAGTTTGCTGTGCGCGCCATCTCTGAAGGGCTGCGCCAGGAGGCTGGCGACAAGCTGCGCGTGACCATTATTTCACCGGGCATGACCCGGACGAACTTTGCGGAATCCATGACAAACCCGGAAATCAAGGCCAAGCTGGAGGAATCCCGGGATGAGATCGCGATGCCGGCAGACGCCATTGCCCGTGCTGTCGCGTATGCGATCGAGCAGCCGGAGGACGTAGATGTAAGTGAGGTTATTATCCGTCCCACGGCCCAGGGATGAGCGGTGCACAATAGTGCAGAGTAAATGAAAAAGGTTACGATTCTTCTGGGCAGCACCACAATTCAAAATACCCAAAAGTAGACTCTCAGGAGCCGTGACAGATTGAGGTGGAATAAGTCCACTTCAGGGGACGAAAAAGCTTCCCCAGGTAGGATTAGTGGGAAAAAGTAGAGTTAATTCAAGCGAATTCGGTGGTAAGGGGCCCAAACTGCCCAATTAGTTATCCTTTTTCCAGCTAGTGCTTGCGGGAAAGCGGGACGGCGGAGAATAAGTTTACTTTTTTCACTTAGGCTTGCGCAGATCCCTGGGCTTGCTGGAGCCAGAGCTTAACAGAGAGAACTGGAGGTTTCGGAGGACTGAGAGGTCTAGGAGGACTGAATGAAGGAAGAGTTTATCCGATAAGGGATAGTTACTTAGATCCCTCCCCTCATCGTGGAGAGGGGAGGGATCTTCTTACTAAACCCAAAAACCCAGCCTCCATCAAGAGGGCCGGGTCATCGTGGGCAGACATGTTTTATATTATGGCAGCTTCTCGCCGCGCGAGCTGACGTACAGGTCGTACCATTCCCTGCGGGACAGCTCCAGCTTGCCGGCATCCCTGCAAGCGGTGATCCGCCCAGGATTCACCGTGCCGATGACCGGCTGGATTGCAGCCGGATGGCTCATCAGCCAGGAGAGGACAATCGCCTCGGGCGTAGTGTTCTTCTCCTCGGCCAGCGTCTTGACCATGGCGGCTGTATTCACGATATTCTCCGGCTGCCCATCCAGAGAGCGTCCGCTGAATATTCCCTGGGCCAGCGGCCCCCAGGCCTGAAGCTGAATGTTCTCTGCCCGGCAGTATTCAATGGTGCCCTCTGGAAAAGTGATATCCTTCCATGGCTCCCGGTTGACACTGATTACCGCATCGACCCAGCTGATTTTGGCCAGGCTCATATGCAGCTGGTTAACGATAAAGGGTTCATCGCAATAGACCTGAAGCAGCTTGATCTGGGCCGCGCTCATATTGGAGACGCCGAAATGGCGCACCTTTCCCGCCGTTTTGAGCTGGTGCAGCGCCTCAGCGACTTCCTCAGGGTCCATCAGCGGATCGGGCCGGTGCAGCAGCAGGATATCGATATACTCCGTTCCCAGGCGGGTGAGGGTTCCATCGACACTGTTCAGGATATGCTCTTTGGAAAAGTCGAACACATTGGAGCGGTCGCCCGGCTCCATTAGCTTGATTCCGCATTTGGACTGCAGAATGATCTCTTCCCGCAGACCCGGACGCTCCCTGAAAATCTGTCCGAATACCTTCTCGGCTTTTCCGCGGGTGTAGATATCGGCATGGTCAAAAAAGTTAATGCCGATGTCCAGCGCGGCTTCCACCGCCTCATGGCCCTGCTTCACATTTTCTGCTGTAACCGGTTCGCGGTTCCAGCCTCCGCCCAGTCCCATGCATCCCAGGGCAATGCGGCTGGCGGGGATGCCGCGTTTGTTCAGTGGCAGCGTTTTCAGCAAGATGATCCCTCCGTGACAACAAAATAGCAATTCAAAGAGTATTGTACATCTTCAGAATCCGGTATGGTACTTCTTATCACTGGAGGAGCGGTGTTTGGTGCCTTCCTTATCCTTCTCTTCCTGCTTCTCCAGGTTCAAATCCTCCACCGGAATGGGATCAACATTCCGTTCACTTTCATCCAGATCGAACAGACTGGGATTCTCAGTGGGGTATTGCTCGGGATGGTCCCGCTTGTCTCCTTGGAGTTTGTTGTCTTTGTCCATGCGTCTTCTCCTCGCTTTCTGGCAGTTTGCTCATTAATAAACGGATTTCCTCCCCTGTAAACAGGAAAGAGGCCATTGGGGGCCTCTCTCCAAACTTAAGGATGTATTTTCTCCAGTGAGAAACGATGCTATCCAGACTTCACTCGGAAAGGCCGCTTCAATGAAGGTTGTGGCAGGGTTATTGCAGGCATGCTCACAGATCAAGCGGTGTGCCGACATCATTAAGCTTCCGTTCGGTTACATCCGCATAGAGACGCTTCAGCCATTTCAGCTCGGTCAGACTATGCTCGTATTTGCCGTACATCGCATGCAGTGCCGAGCGTGGAACAACAGCAATATGCTCCTCATACACCTGATAGGCATAGTTCACCCGATGCTCGGTTTCACGAATCCGTTCCTCCAGCAGCTTCTCCACCTTGCTCTGATCGATGTGGCGCGAGAACGCAAGGGCGGTGTAGAGCGGATGGTAGAAGATATCGGTTTTTTTGATCTGCTGCAGGACCAGCTGCTCGAACAGGGTTTTGCCTTTATCGGTAATGCGGTAGATGGTCTTGTCCGGACGGTCGCTGCTGTGGATGACCTCAACGGATTCAATATGACCTTCCCCGGCCAGCTTGTCCACGGCATAGTATAAGGACCCCATTTGCAGCTTCATCATCTGGTCCATGGTGCGTTCCTTCATCACCAGCTTAATCTCATACGGATGCATATTCCGTTCCAGCAGCAGGCCGAGAATTACCATTTTCATCGACATGGCAGGTTACCTCTGCTCACCGGCCGGCTGCTGTTTTTTGCTGTGATCGGTAAGACGGTCGCCCGGCATCAGGAGGACAAAAACAAATCCCAGCACGGCCGGAACCAGCGCCCACAAAAAGGTATGGGCAATCGAGCCGGATAGCGCATTGGTGATTTTCTCCAGCACGGGGGCCGGAATCTGGGCTCTGGCTTCAGGAGTCAGGGCCGCGCGCGGATCACCGAACGACGAGGTGGCACCTGCGCCGAAGGCGTCACTTAGCCCATTCGTGAAGCTGTTGCGCTGAATAATGCCAAAAATCGTAATGCCGAGCGTCATGCCCAGCGACCGCATGAAGGTGCTGGTCGAAGTGGCGGAGCCCCGCTGGCGCATGTCGAAATGATGGATCGAGGACATGCTGAGCACGGAGAAGGAGAAGCCTACGCCAAAGCCTGTCAGCGCCATGAACATATTCAGCATTAGCCGGGAGGTATCCGGGGCCAGCGTGCTCAAAGAGAACACCCCGGCCACAAAGCAAACAGCCGACAGCAGCATGATATTGCGGAAGCTGGTCTTGGTGGTCAGCAGTCCGCCGGTCTGGCTGCCGATTACGGTGCCGATCATCATCGGCATTAGAATCAGGCCGGAGTTAGTAGCCGAGCCGCCGTATACCCCCTGCACGTAAATCGGGATGTAAACTGTGGCCACGATAAAGGCAGAGCCATAGAACAGCCCCAGGATACTGCTGGTGGCGAATAGCCGGTTGCGGAACATGGCGAAGGAAATGACCGCCTCAGGCGCCACCCGTTCAATGAACAGGAACGAAATCAGCAGCACAGCGAAGCCGCCGAACAAGCCGAGAATTTGCGCTGAATCCCAGGCATATTGATTGCCGCCCAGTTCCAGGGCAAACATCAGGCAGATCACTGCCCCTACCAGCGTGAAGGCGCCGCCCCAGTCAATGCGCTGCTTGGCGTGGGAGACGGATTCCTTGTAGGACAGGGTGATCAGAATAAAAGCAACAACGCCAATGGGCAGATT
This genomic window contains:
- a CDS encoding anti-repressor SinI family protein; this encodes MDKSNQGNDGELLMGDLDLEWVYLLMSAKKAGIDADEIRRFLNEKTALQAM
- a CDS encoding helix-turn-helix domain-containing protein; translated protein: MGSRIHHLRLEKGWSLSELADKADVAKSYLSNVERNIQSNPSIQFIEKIADALQVSIHSLLYGEPSDADESSLDGEWFRLVQEAMASGISKREFKEFLDYQKWRLEQKDQ
- a CDS encoding TasA family protein; translation: MGIKKTLGFGIASAALGLSLIGGGTFAYFSDTATSTATFAAGTLDLNSDPSVIVDIQNLKPGDTVTKTFKLKNDGTLDIGSILLKTTTEVTDTLGDNNGADLSKFIKVKFLKNNDKGTIISPEVVVYETTLDALKGQTPDLVNNTGWDQILTEADGIKAQSSDSFTVKFEFVDTGEAQNYFQKDKLKLTWNFEAKQGPKKDY
- the sipW gene encoding signal peptidase I SipW, whose product is MLIKKIISHTISAVMILIFVVLAAAVVVSRASGGEPSLFGYEIKTVLSGSMEPGIQTGSIVALKPGGDMTRFKKGDVITFISGDNILITHRIVDASAKNAAGEVVYHTKGDNNDAVDMTPVSSGNVVAEYTGVTVPYIGYAMNFAASKAGSVVLMIVPGLLLLLYALYSSWKALTALERKNTALPQAPPGTDIQS
- a CDS encoding AraC family transcriptional regulator; this encodes MNLSAIEPSISEYQHELALRIQRHTPSEGVNPSAVPSLFFRRSSYVLEPRHSINVPSLCIIVQGSKTATVGNESYTYDPASYLVTPVHLPIIGKITEASPQVPYLSLQLNFTPDIILDIVKGNPPQWDGKTGRGIIVSKSTPSLLDAVLRLVKLADTPEDIPILAPLVTREVLYRVLQGEQGASITQFAFIGSHAYRISEAIQLINRDYAKPLLIEDLAKEVNLSPSALHKHFKKVTAMSPLQYQKAIRLQVARRLLLTEFLDAADAGYRVGYESPSQFSREYARMFGRPPISDVKHMRDSINDPVT
- a CDS encoding SDR family oxidoreductase, which encodes MSGIKGKVIAITGASSGIGEAAALLLAERGAKVVLGARGAGRLEALASRIADAGGEAAYAVTDVRRRDDVLGLVNLACERYGKLDVLINNAGVMPISPLDELRVQDWEDMIDINVKGVLYGIAAALPVFRKQGFGHFVNTASTAAFRIVPNMAVYAGTKFAVRAISEGLRQEAGDKLRVTIISPGMTRTNFAESMTNPEIKAKLEESRDEIAMPADAIARAVAYAIEQPEDVDVSEVIIRPTAQG
- a CDS encoding aldo/keto reductase, which produces MLKTLPLNKRGIPASRIALGCMGLGGGWNREPVTAENVKQGHEAVEAALDIGINFFDHADIYTRGKAEKVFGQIFRERPGLREEIILQSKCGIKLMEPGDRSNVFDFSKEHILNSVDGTLTRLGTEYIDILLLHRPDPLMDPEEVAEALHQLKTAGKVRHFGVSNMSAAQIKLLQVYCDEPFIVNQLHMSLAKISWVDAVISVNREPWKDITFPEGTIEYCRAENIQLQAWGPLAQGIFSGRSLDGQPENIVNTAAMVKTLAEEKNTTPEAIVLSWLMSHPAAIQPVIGTVNPGRITACRDAGKLELSRREWYDLYVSSRGEKLP
- a CDS encoding PadR family transcriptional regulator, which codes for MSMKMVILGLLLERNMHPYEIKLVMKERTMDQMMKLQMGSLYYAVDKLAGEGHIESVEVIHSSDRPDKTIYRITDKGKTLFEQLVLQQIKKTDIFYHPLYTALAFSRHIDQSKVEKLLEERIRETEHRVNYAYQVYEEHIAVVPRSALHAMYGKYEHSLTELKWLKRLYADVTERKLNDVGTPLDL
- a CDS encoding MDR family MFS transporter — its product is MNSKESNLKLVVVGLLLGILMSAMDNTIVASAMGTIVSDLGGLDKIVWVTSAYMVMVMAGTPIFGKLSDMYGRKRFFIFGLIVFLVGSALCGTANSITQLSIYRAVQGIGGGALMPIAFTIMFDIYPPEKRGKLTGLFGAVFGISSVVGPLLGAYITDYVGWQWVFYINLPIGVVAFILITLSYKESVSHAKQRIDWGGAFTLVGAVICLMFALELGGNQYAWDSAQILGLFGGFAVLLISFLFIERVAPEAVISFAMFRNRLFATSSILGLFYGSAFIVATVYIPIYVQGVYGGSATNSGLILMPMMIGTVIGSQTGGLLTTKTSFRNIMLLSAVCFVAGVFSLSTLAPDTSRLMLNMFMALTGFGVGFSFSVLSMSSIHHFDMRQRGSATSTSTFMRSLGMTLGITIFGIIQRNSFTNGLSDAFGAGATSSFGDPRAALTPEARAQIPAPVLEKITNALSGSIAHTFLWALVPAVLGFVFVLLMPGDRLTDHSKKQQPAGEQR